In a genomic window of Leisingera caerulea DSM 24564:
- a CDS encoding PAS domain-containing sensor histidine kinase, translating into MPTHMDRTTLTWKVTPDLLGVVDASGIFTDTNPAWYTTLGLLPEDIETRQFFHFVHPDDISRTEAAFERVKHGHPVLQFENRYRHKDGSYRWLSWNAVPEGDRFFCSARDVTRAKENEAHLATREQEARFREQFIAVLGHDLRNPLSAVGAALRLLENEPQSAKALEILSLGRQSVTRMSSLINDILDFARARLGNGIEIGHPEKTDLRPVLSQTVEEIRLANPDTDLREEYSFQDPLACDPERMAQLVSNLLSNAVTHGTPGKPVTVTASDDGDNFILSVANAGKPIPQETMDLLFEPFTRAEMRASQNGLGLGLFIAQQIAKGHGGLLTAQSDEQQTVFTLRMPRS; encoded by the coding sequence ATGCCTACGCATATGGACCGCACAACGCTGACCTGGAAGGTCACCCCTGACCTTCTCGGCGTCGTCGACGCCTCTGGCATCTTCACCGACACCAACCCCGCCTGGTACACCACGCTGGGCCTGCTGCCCGAGGACATCGAGACCCGCCAGTTCTTCCATTTTGTGCATCCGGACGACATCTCCCGGACAGAGGCTGCGTTTGAGCGGGTCAAGCACGGCCATCCGGTGCTGCAGTTCGAAAACCGCTACCGGCACAAGGACGGCTCCTACCGCTGGCTGTCCTGGAACGCGGTGCCGGAGGGGGACAGGTTCTTCTGCAGCGCCCGGGATGTCACCCGCGCCAAGGAAAACGAAGCCCATCTGGCCACGCGCGAGCAGGAGGCCCGTTTCCGCGAGCAGTTCATCGCGGTGCTGGGCCATGACCTGCGCAATCCGCTGTCGGCGGTCGGCGCGGCGCTGCGGCTGCTTGAGAACGAGCCGCAATCCGCCAAGGCGCTGGAGATCCTTTCCCTGGGCCGCCAGTCCGTCACCCGCATGTCGTCGCTGATCAACGACATTCTCGATTTCGCCCGCGCCCGCCTGGGCAATGGGATCGAGATCGGCCACCCCGAAAAGACAGACCTGCGGCCGGTGCTGAGCCAGACGGTAGAGGAGATCCGGCTGGCCAACCCGGACACGGATCTGCGCGAGGAGTACAGCTTCCAGGATCCGCTCGCCTGCGACCCGGAGCGCATGGCCCAGCTGGTGTCGAACCTGCTCTCGAATGCGGTCACGCATGGCACGCCGGGCAAACCGGTCACGGTGACCGCCAGTGACGACGGCGATAATTTCATCCTGTCCGTCGCCAATGCGGGCAAACCGATCCCGCAAGAGACGATGGACCTTCTGTTCGAACCCTTCACCCGCGCTGAGATGCGGGCCTCGCAGAACGGGCTGGGCCTGGGTCTGTTCATCGCCCAGCAGATCGCCAAGGGCCACGGCGGCCTGCTGACGGCGCAATCGGACGAACAGCAAACCGTGTTCACCCTGCGGATGCCCCGAAGCTGA
- a CDS encoding jacalin family lectin — MDGAFSKELPVFSQNEIKDLKQSGGKFVKHHMGGGGGSRFDHVSLRELRLESGELIEAIILNGERHGGKGKDKSNSVTLSPDVLVQDIGYSVSDGFLSGLRFHFTDGTTLQGGVLNDEKLLSAELGCSQQELLVIALGGSSGKFLDSLDAVCVVGYSRSTVLARDVTAIVGAITPGMELSEYTEVASRKTESYERALSQTHSVTTSASVSGTYYVTASVETEYAYKWSDDRTIGRDFEEVLASKATQNISVPEHAWAYLKVTRGDIISPDGSPDKSVFIPSGNNAINYRLADEHSYTNLAGHYDLNGYCANLPADRVSTRLDATTGLMIVECS; from the coding sequence ATGGACGGCGCATTCAGCAAGGAACTTCCGGTATTTTCCCAGAACGAGATCAAGGACCTCAAACAGAGCGGCGGCAAGTTCGTCAAGCACCACATGGGCGGCGGCGGCGGCAGCCGGTTCGACCATGTTTCCCTGCGCGAGTTGCGCCTCGAATCCGGCGAACTGATTGAAGCCATCATTCTCAACGGCGAGCGCCATGGCGGCAAGGGCAAGGATAAGAGCAACTCGGTCACTCTGTCGCCAGATGTTCTCGTCCAGGATATCGGCTACAGCGTAAGCGACGGCTTTCTCAGCGGGCTCCGGTTCCACTTTACAGATGGAACAACACTTCAGGGCGGCGTCCTGAATGACGAAAAACTGCTGTCTGCGGAACTGGGCTGCTCCCAGCAGGAACTGCTTGTGATCGCCTTGGGCGGCAGCAGCGGGAAGTTCCTCGATTCCCTCGATGCCGTCTGCGTGGTGGGCTACAGCAGAAGCACGGTCCTTGCCCGGGACGTCACCGCCATTGTCGGAGCGATCACACCCGGGATGGAGCTCTCCGAATATACCGAAGTTGCCTCCCGCAAAACGGAATCCTACGAACGCGCGCTGTCCCAGACCCACAGCGTGACAACCAGCGCCTCCGTTTCCGGCACCTATTACGTCACCGCCTCGGTGGAAACCGAATACGCTTACAAGTGGTCCGACGATAGGACGATCGGCCGGGACTTCGAAGAAGTGCTCGCAAGCAAAGCAACCCAGAATATCAGCGTGCCCGAGCACGCCTGGGCCTATCTGAAAGTCACCCGGGGCGACATTATCTCACCGGACGGGAGCCCGGACAAAAGCGTGTTCATTCCGTCCGGCAACAACGCAATCAACTACCGGCTGGCCGACGAACATTCATACACCAACCTGGCTGGGCACTATGACCTGAACGGCTATTGCGCAAATCTGCCTGCGGACCGTGTTTCGACACGGCTGGACGCAACCACCGGCCTGATGATCGTGGAATGCAGCTAG
- a CDS encoding DUF1326 domain-containing protein, whose amino-acid sequence MAHVDWYIEGRSFGNCNCNYGCPCQFEDLPTHGNCTGFEVLHIDKGHFGGTDLTGAHCALLYAWPGPIYEGKGALQTIIDDRASDAQRAALETVLLGGETDEEATHWWVFRAMCDTVHETLIKRIDYEVDIENRTARLDIDGLVTSTGRPIQAPHGGGPHRVRIDIPGGIEFTLAEIGSASTTSNAAIKLDLDDSYGQWAVIRHGPHGIAA is encoded by the coding sequence ATGGCACATGTGGATTGGTATATCGAGGGCCGCAGCTTCGGGAACTGCAACTGCAACTACGGCTGCCCCTGCCAGTTCGAAGATCTGCCCACCCACGGCAATTGCACCGGGTTCGAGGTGCTGCATATCGACAAGGGGCATTTTGGCGGGACCGACCTGACCGGCGCCCACTGCGCGTTGCTTTATGCCTGGCCCGGCCCGATCTACGAGGGCAAGGGCGCATTGCAGACGATCATCGACGACCGCGCCTCTGACGCCCAGCGCGCGGCGCTGGAAACCGTGCTTCTGGGCGGTGAAACGGATGAGGAAGCCACCCACTGGTGGGTGTTCCGCGCCATGTGCGACACCGTGCACGAGACGCTGATCAAGCGGATCGACTACGAGGTGGACATTGAAAACCGCACCGCCAGGCTGGATATCGACGGGCTGGTCACCTCCACCGGCCGCCCGATCCAGGCCCCGCACGGCGGCGGCCCGCACCGGGTCCGCATTGATATCCCCGGCGGTATCGAATTCACGCTTGCGGAAATAGGCAGCGCCTCCACCACATCCAACGCAGCGATCAAGCTGGACCTGGACGACAGCTATGGCCAATGGGCCGTCATCCGCCACGGCCCGCACGGGATTGCCGCCTGA
- a CDS encoding MauE/DoxX family redox-associated membrane protein, with amino-acid sequence MTAADPAHTDAARNTAKLYRMDMPGHLCPYGLKSKSLLRWKGLEVEDHRLTTREEVERFQARAGVETTPQTYIGGERIGGYEDLRAHFGVPVRAEGETTYVPVIALFAMALGIALAVQWAAFGTLAGGRTLQWFVAVSMCLLALQKLRDVESFSSMFLNYDLLARRFVPYAYIYPFAEGLAGLLMLAGVLIWLAAPLALVIGTIGAVSVFKAVYIDKRELKCACMGGSSEVPLGFVSLTENLMMAGMGAWMLLS; translated from the coding sequence ATGACCGCCGCAGACCCCGCGCACACGGATGCCGCACGCAACACCGCAAAACTCTACCGGATGGATATGCCGGGCCATCTGTGCCCCTACGGGCTGAAGTCAAAGTCGCTGCTGCGCTGGAAAGGGCTTGAGGTTGAGGATCACCGGCTGACCACCCGCGAGGAGGTTGAGCGCTTTCAGGCGCGGGCGGGGGTCGAAACCACGCCGCAGACCTATATCGGCGGCGAGCGGATTGGCGGCTATGAGGATCTGCGCGCCCATTTCGGCGTCCCGGTCCGCGCCGAGGGGGAGACCACCTATGTGCCGGTGATTGCGCTGTTTGCCATGGCGCTGGGGATTGCGCTGGCGGTGCAGTGGGCTGCCTTTGGCACGCTTGCGGGCGGGCGCACGCTGCAATGGTTTGTCGCCGTTTCCATGTGCCTTCTGGCGCTGCAGAAGCTGCGCGACGTGGAAAGCTTCTCCAGCATGTTCCTGAACTATGACCTGCTGGCGCGCCGGTTTGTGCCCTATGCCTATATCTATCCCTTCGCCGAAGGGCTGGCGGGCCTTCTGATGCTGGCGGGCGTGCTGATCTGGCTGGCGGCGCCGCTGGCGCTGGTGATCGGCACCATTGGCGCGGTTTCAGTGTTCAAAGCGGTCTATATTGACAAGCGGGAGCTGAAATGCGCCTGCATGGGCGGCAGCAGCGAGGTGCCGTTAGGGTTTGTTTCGCTCACCGAAAACCTGATGATGGCGGGCATGGGCGCTTGGATGCTTCTAAGCTGA
- the rplT gene encoding 50S ribosomal protein L20, producing MSRVKGGTTTHARHKKVIKAAKGYYGRRKNTFKVARQAVDKANQYATRDRKNRKRNFRALWIQRINAAVRSHDEALTYSRFINGLNLAGIEVDRKVLADLAVHEPEAFGAIVRQAQDALAA from the coding sequence AAGGTGGTACCACGACTCACGCCCGTCACAAGAAGGTCATCAAGGCAGCCAAAGGTTACTATGGCCGCCGCAAGAATACCTTCAAGGTTGCCCGTCAGGCCGTCGACAAGGCGAACCAGTACGCAACCCGCGACCGTAAGAACCGCAAGCGCAACTTCCGCGCGCTGTGGATCCAGCGGATCAACGCGGCTGTGCGTTCGCACGACGAAGCGCTGACCTACTCCCGCTTCATCAACGGCCTGAACCTGGCCGGCATCGAAGTGGACCGTAAGGTTCTGGCCGACCTGGCCGTGCACGAGCCCGAAGCCTTCGGTGCGATCGTGCGCCAGGCACAGGACGCGCTGGCAGCCTAA